A window from Setaria italica strain Yugu1 chromosome VIII, Setaria_italica_v2.0, whole genome shotgun sequence encodes these proteins:
- the LOC101761988 gene encoding putative disease resistance RPP13-like protein 3, producing MEVVTGALPSVITKLGDLLVGEYKLQKGVKGEIRFLQAELESMKGALEEVSNTPADQLDIQDKIWAKDLRELSYDIEDNIDTFMVRGEGNEQAKLRGIKKFIDRSVGLFRKAKVRHGIATEIRDIKSRVEEVAKRHDRYKLSNTNVAKPVTIDPRLLYQYDKVTELVGIEEARDEVIRILMEGNEVSKQQDKIISIVGFGGLGKTTLADVVYKKLRAQFECAAFVSVSQTPDREELLKRMFCQLVGRESNKSSDVARELREFLENKRYFVVIDDIWKLSDFKMIKRALPGNNVGSKIITTTRDLNIAEQAGSVYKLQPISPNNSRKLFFRRIFGNDDKDNNEEEERCPNDELAEVSDRILKKCAGVPLAIITMASLLACKARDKMEWYEVCNSVGTGLENNLDVENMRKILSFSYYELPCHLRACLLYLSMFPEDYMIEKDRLIRMWIGEGFIQCEKVGKSLFELGESYFNELINRSMIQPIHDISDDMIFSCRVHDMVLDLIRSLSSEENFVTVLSDMGGTSPSNTIRRLSLQNGQDSHVMAQATWSLQHARSVVVFPATASLVPPLDCCRVLRVLDLEDCNLSQANSSLKYIGNLHHLRYLGLRRTGISQLPEEIGNLQLLQTLDARYNNISRLPSSVVKLRKLMCLYIDWTTIVPNRIGNLTCLEQLSKLRIDDSTRNIVEELGQLTELRQLHIELDEWNDKLLECLCKLQKMQKLFITVYSGQCSIGGLDAWVAPRHLRVFNTSGYWFSTLPAWVNPSLLLDLTSLYIAVRELHEANLEILGRLPALRYLILEVDKENLSIIRGFVVGADVFPCLLCCYFRQFVWPVVFQQGAMPRLRELWFWPFYLREARGIACNDGSLDLGLGNLPSLQVIQAVLRCDGAGKEEVEQAKAALTHEAEMHPNHPFHSIRITV from the exons ATGGAGGTGGTGACAGGGGCACTGCCGAGCGTCATCACCAAGCTTGGTGACCTGCTTGTCGGTGAGTACAAGCTGCAGAAGGGAGTGAAGGGAGAGATCAGGTTCCTCCAAGCTGAGCTCGAGAGCATGAAGGGTGCTCTTGAGGAAGTCTCCAACACCCCGGCTGACCAGCTTGACATTCAGGACAAGATTTGGGCCAAGGATTTGAGAGAGCTGTCCTACGATATAGAGGACAATATTGACACATTCATGGTCCGTGGAGAGGGCAATGAGCAGGCCAAGCTGCGTGGCATCAAGAAGTTCATTGATAGAAGTGTTGGTTTGTTCAGAAAGGCCAAGGTTCGCCATGGCATTGCTACTGAAATTAGAGACATCAAGAGCCGTGTTGAAGAGGTGGCCAAGCGGCATGATCGGTACAAGTTATCAAACACTAATGTAGCTAAGCCTGTCACAATCGACCCTCGATTACTTTATCAGTACGATAAGGTGACTGAGCTCGTTGGCATTGAGGAGGCAAGAGATGAGGTAATTCGGATTCTGATGGAAGGCAATGAAGTGTCCAAGCAGCAAGACAAGATAATTTCCATTGTTGGGTTTGGAGGCCTGGGAAAGACAACTCTTGCTGATGTGGTGTATAAAAAGCTTAGAGCACAATTTGAGTGCGCAGCTTTTGTTTCGGTATCTCAGACACCTGACCGGGAAGAACTACTCAAGCGCATGTTCTGTCAACTTGTCGGGAGGGAAAGTAACAAGAGCAGCGATGTTGCCAGAGAGCTCAGAGAATTCCTCGAGAATAAGAG GTACTTCGTTGTTATTGATGACATATGGAAACTCTCAGACTTCAAAATGATTAAACGTGCTTTGCCTGGTAATAATGTTGGAAGCAAAATAATCACAACTACTCGTGATCTCAATATTGCTGAACAAGCTGGCTCTGTTTACAAGTTGCAGCCCATTTCTCCAAACAACTCTCGGAAACTATTTTTTAGAAGAATATTTGGTAATGACGACAAAGACAacaacgaagaagaagaaaggtgtCCTAACGATGAGTTGGCTGAAGTATCTGACAGAATACTGAAGAAATGTGCTGGTGTGCCATTAGCTATAATTACGATGGCTAGTTTGCTAGCTTGCAAAGCAAGAGATAAAATGGAGTGGTATGAGGTGTGCAATTCTGTTGGTACTGGTTTGGAAAACAATCTAGATGTGGAGAATATGAGAAAGATTTTGTCATTTAGCTATTATGAGCTACCATGCCATTTAAGggcttgcttgttatatttgAGCATGTTTCCTGAAGATTATATGATTGAGAAGGATCGTTTGATAAGGATGTGGATAGGTGAAGGTTTTATCCAATGTGAAAAAGTAGGGAAGAGCCTATTTGAACTCGGAGAGAGTTATTTCAATGAGCTTATAAACAGAAGCATGATCCAACCAATACATGATATTTCAGATGATATGATATTTAGCTGTCGTGTACATGATATGGTGCTTGATCTTATCCGCTCCTTGTCAAGTGAAGAAAACTTTGTTACTGTACTAAGTGATATGGGAGGCACATCTCCGTCAAATACGATTCGAAGGTTGTCCCTTCAGAATGGCCAGGACAGTCACGTGATGGCTCAAGCTACATGGAGCTTGCAACATGCAAGGTCAGTTGTTGTCTTTCCAGCTACTGCTTCTCTAGTGCCACCTCTTGACTGCTGCCGGGTATTACGTGTTCTGGATTTAGAGGACTGCAATCTTTCACAAGCTAATAGTAGCCTTAAGTACATTGGGAATTTGCATCACTTGAGATACTTGGGACTTCGTCGGACAGGTATTTCTCAGCTCCCGGAAGAAATAGGAAACCTGCAGCTTCTACAAACATTGGATGCAAGGTACAACAATATTTCCAGGTTGCCTTCGAGTGTTGTCAAGCTAAGAAAGTTGATGTGCCTCTACATTGACTGGACTACAATAGTTCCAAACAGAATTGGAAACCTGACATGCCTTGAACAGCTGTCAAAGTTACGCATTGATGACTCCACTAGAAACATTGTAGAAGAGTTAGGCCAGCTAACTGAACTGAGGCAGCTGCACATTGAGTTGGACGAGTGGAACGACAAGCTGTTGGAGTGCCTATGCAAGCTACAAAAGATGCAGAAACTATTTATCACGGTCTATTCTGGTCAATGTAGCATCGGCGGATTGGATGCCTGGGTCGCCCCTCGACATCTCCGCGTATTTAATACATCCGGCTATTGGTTTTCAACACTTCCGGCTTGGGTGAATCCATCGCTTCTTCTGGATCTCACCTCCCTATACATCGCTGTGAGGGAACTACATGAGGCCAATCTCGAAATTCTCGGGAGGTTGCCAGCTCTCCGCTATCTAATTCTggaggtggacaaggagaaCCTTAGTATAATTCGGGGATTCGTTGTTGGTGCTGATGTGTTCCCATGCCTTTTATGCTGTTACTTCCGTCAATTTGTATGGCCAGTGGTATTTCAACAGGGAGCTATGCCAAGGCTTAGAGAGCTTTGGTTTTGGCCGTTTTATCTGCGGGAGGCAAGAGGAATTGCGTGCAATGACGGTAGTCTCGACTTGGGCCTAGGAAACCTGCCATCGCTGCAGGTTATCCAAGCTGTCCTGCGATGTGATGGTGCTGgcaaggaggaggtggagcaagcCAAGGCTGCGCTGACGCATGAAGCAGAAATGCATCCCAATCATCCCTTCCATTCGATCCGTATTACAG TCTGA
- the LOC111255712 gene encoding putative disease resistance protein RGA3 → MKKKKDVLTMSWLKYLIKSWRNVLRRFFGCSRVLRVLDLEDCDLSQADSSLKYLGNLHHLRYLGLCHTGISQLPEEIGNLQFLQTLDVTLNKISRLPSSVVQLKKLMCLYIDRSTTVPNGIGNLACLEQLLLLGIYDSTVNIIEELGQLTELRQLHIGLDEWNDKLLGLQKMQETRIRVDPGQRNIGGLDAWVAPRHLRVLRTIRSCWFSTLPAWVNPSLLLDLIGLSIAVRELHQVDLEILGRLPALRSLYLEVDNKNLGILRGFVVVGGAFPCLVRCYFQQFVWPVVFQHGAMPRLGELWFLFYLWDGSLDLGLGNLPSMQYVRAALLCEGFSKEEVEQANAALTHAAEMHPNHPRHDIYLYD, encoded by the exons atgaagaagaagaaagatgtcCTAACGATGAGTTGGCTGAAGTATCTGATAAAATCCTGGAGAAATGTGCTG CGTCGGTTCTTTGGCTGCTCCCGAGTTTTACGTGTTCTGGATTTAGAGGATTGCGACCTTTCACAAGCTGATAGTAGCCTTAAGTACCTTGGGAATCTGCATCACTTGAGGTACTTGGGACTATGTCACACAGGTATTTCTCAGCTCCCGGAAGAAATAGGAAACCTGCAGTTTCTACAAACATTGGATGTAACGCTCAACAAAATTTCTAGGTTGCCTTCGAGTGTTGTCCAGCTAAAAAAGTTGATGTGCCTATACATTGACCGGTCTACAACAGTGCCAAACGGAATTGGAAACCTGGCATGCCTTGAACAGTTGTTATTGTTAGGCATTTATGACTCCACCGTAAACATTATAGAAGAGTTGGGCCAGCTAACTGAACTGAGGCAGCTGCATATTGGATTGGACGAGTGGAACGACAAGCTGTTGGGGCTACAAAAGATGCAGGAAACACGTATCAGAGTTGATCCTGGTCAACGCAACATTGGCGGATTGGATGCCTGGGTTGCCCCTCGACATCTCCGTGTATTGCGTACAATACGTAGTTGTTGGTTTTCAACACTGCCGGCTTGGGTGAATCCATCGCTTCTTCTGGATCTCATCGGGCTATCCATCGCTGTGAGGGAGCTACATCAGGTTGATCTCGAAATCCTTGGGAGGTTGCCAGCTCTCCGCTCTTTATATCTGGAGGTGGACAATAAGAACCTCGGTATCCTTAGGGGATTCGTTGTTGTTGGTGGTGCATTCCCATGCCTTGTAAGGTGTTACTTCCAGCAATTTGTGTGGCCAGTGGTATTTCAGCATGGAGCAATGCCAAGGCTCGGAGAGCTTTGGTTCTTGTTTTATCTGTGGGATGGTAGTCTCGACTTGGGCTTGGGGAACCTGCCATCGATGCAATATGTCAGGGCTGCCCTGCTATGTGAAGGCTTTAGcaaagaggaggtggagcaagcCAATGCTGCGCTGACGCATGCAGCTGAAATGCATCCCAATCATCCCCGCCATGATATATATCTATATGACTGA
- the LOC101769047 gene encoding putative disease resistance protein At1g50180, with amino-acid sequence MKGALEKVSNTPADQLDIQDKIWAKDLRELSYDIEDNIDTFMVRGEGNEQAKLRGIKKFIDRSVGLFRKVMVRHGIATEIRDIKSRVEEVAKRHDRCKLSNSNVAKHVPIDPRLLYQYDKVTEIVGIEEARDEIIRILMEGNEVSKQQDKIISIVGFGGLGKTTLADVVYKKLRAQFESELFFRYLRHPTWKNYSSTCSNNLSGGKVTRAAMLPESSENSSRIRGSSLLLMTYGNSQTSK; translated from the exons ATGAAGGGTGCTCTTGAGAAAGTCTCCAACACACCGGCTGACCAGCTTGACATTCAGGACAAGATTTGGGCCAAGGATTTGAGAGAGCTGTCCTACGATATAGAGGACAATATTGACACATTCATGGTCCGTGGAGAGGGCAATGAGCAGGCCAAGCTGCGTGGCATCAAGAAGTTCATTGATAGAAGTGTTGGTTTGTTCAGAAAGGTCATGGTTCGCCATGGCATTGCTACTGAAATCAGAGACATCAAGAGCCGTGTTGAAGAGGTGGCCAAGCGGCATGATCGGTGCAAGTTATCAAACAGTAATGTGGCTAAGCATGTCCCAATCGACCCTCGATTACTTTATCAGTACGATAAGGTGACTGAGATCGTTGGCATTGAGGAGGCAAGAGATGAGATAATTCGGATTCTGATGGAAGGCAATGAAGTTTCCAAGCAGCAAGACAAGATAATTTCCATTGTTGGGTTTGGAGGCCTGGGAAAGACAACTCTTGCTGATGTGGTGTATAAAAAGCTTAGAGCACAATTTGAGTCGGAGCTTTTCTTTCGGTATCTCAGACACCCGACCTGGAAAAATTACTCAAGCACATGTTCTAACAACTTGTCGGGAGGGAAAGTAACAAGAGCAGCGATGTTGCCAGAGAGCTCAGAGAATTCCTCGAGAATTAGAG GTAGTTCGTTGTTATTGATGACATATGGAAACTCTCAGACTTCAAAATGA